One segment of Ipomoea triloba cultivar NCNSP0323 chromosome 12, ASM357664v1 DNA contains the following:
- the LOC116000013 gene encoding putative RING-H2 finger protein ATL12 produces MYLQPPCLHLLFLNSLIPMKTLINMIISLLFLPLIFLNAKAQNPATIPHDPSPDPNTFQPSLVVVIGILAIMFSLTFFLLLYAKFCHRASILNATLTIPEALLGSWRRSSGIDKTVVESLPFFRFSSLQGSRDGLECAVCLSRFEDIEILRLLPKCKHAFHIHCIDQWLEKHSTCPLCRHKVCAEDLSLMNFSSSLRFLWSSQSDLREESSLGLYIQREESFKFGSRKIKKDEKLLPIQIQHQNTSDNDDQSLQKPLHHLNHRIIVSDVVLKNRWSSVSSSDLMALTSELIRDAASHRFSSSSLANPEFSSSFGSKQPEDEIQTMSIKEEIERKRLFEIKVNKHNQNPSFPIPTTSAEAIMASESATKSLTQNEKRSMSEIVVHPRFRNGNLQDYCDVVSDERRRKLWLPIARRTVQWFAKRERRSADESQIPIKQHNP; encoded by the coding sequence ATGTATTTACAACCCCCATGCCTCCATCTCCTCTTCCTAAACTCTCTAATCCCCATGAAAACCTTAATCAACATGATCATCTCTCTGCTCTTCCTCCCTCTCATTTTCTTGAATGCAAAAGCCCAAAACCCTGCAACAATCCCCCATGATCCCTCACCAGACCCCAACACTTTCCAGCCAAGCCTAGTTGTGGTCATAGGCATATTAGCCATCATGTTTTCCCTAACATTTTTCCTCCTCCTCTATGCCAAGTTCTGCCACAGGGCCTCCATCCTCAACGCCACGCTGACGATCCCCGAGGCCCTCCTCGGCTCGTGGAGGCGGTCCTCGGGGATAGATAAGACCGTGGTGGAATCCCTCCCGTTCTTCAGGTTCTCCTCGCTGCAGGGCTCGAGGGACGGGCTGGAGTGCGCGGTGTGCCTGTCGAGATTCGAGGACATCGAGATCCTGAGGCTGCTGCCCAAGTGCAAACATGCATTCCACATCCACTGCATTGATCAGTGGCTGGAGAAGCACTCCACTTGCCCTCTCTGCAGGCATAAGGTCTGTGCAGAGGATCTGTCTTTGATGAACTTTTCGAGCAGCCTGAGGTTTCTCTGGAGCAGCCAGTCTGATTTGAGGGAGGAGTCTAGCCTTGGACTGTACATTCAGAGGGAGGAGAGCTTCAAATTCGGATCACGAAAGATCAAGAAAGACGAAAAGCTGCTGCCTATACAAATACAACACCAGAACACCTCAGACAATGATGATCAGAGCCTGCAGAAACCTCTGCACCATCTGAATCATAGGATCATAGTCTCTGATGTTGTCCTGAAGAACAGATGGAGCAGTGTCAGTTCATCAGACCTCATGGCCTTGACCTCGGAACTCATTCGAGACGCTGCAAGCCACAGATTCTCATCATCATCCCTGGCAAATCCCGAATTCTCTAGCAGCTTCGGCTCCAAACAGCCCGAGGACGAGATACAAACCATGAGTATTAAGGAAGAAATCGAGCGAAAAAGGCTGTTCGAAATCAAGGTCAATAAGCACAACCAGAACCCTTCATTCCCAATCCCAACAACATCTGCAGAAGCAATAATGGCTTCCGAAAGTGCCACAAAAAGTCTTACTCAGAACGAGAAGAGGTCCATGTCAGAGATAGTAGTTCATCCCAGGTTTAGAAATGGGAATCTTCAAGATTACTGTGATGTTGTTTCAGATGAGAGAAGAAGAAAGCTTTGGCTGCCAATTGCAAGAAGAACAGTCCAATGGTTTGCCAAAAGAGAAAGGAGGTCAGCTGATGAATCCCAGATTCCCATTAAACAACACAATCCTTAG